The nucleotide sequence GTTCTCTCTTCACTTCTGATACTTTGAACCTGGAGTTAAGAGAGGTGGTTGAGTAGGCAAGTTATACTaatggactcaggtttgtatggctaagaaaaatacaaattactcataAAATCTGAGATTTGTTCCTATGCgacatacaaaccctcgtcctttaattagggagacacTGCTTGGAGGGTCGAAGACCCCTTAAAATAAAACTGAACAAATTTGTAACTTCTCTGTAAGTGATTATTGCTTGGTCTATGGAGACATGAAGCAGAGACACTAACACCCTTTAATTGTATATCATAGGAATGATGAACTGATAAGACCTAGAGCATAAAGTAATATGAAACCGAACCAAAAAGAACCCCTTCACAAAGGGAACTGTCAGTAAAAATCAAACACCAGGCATATGAGTAATGGGTTGGTATTGGATTCACCATCCCCAAGCTCATATGGGAATGAGGAGATATACTGCTTTGCTTCATAAGAATGGGGCTCTGAACTGTAACTTACCAGGATCTGATCCGACCAGCATGTTAAAATTTCcacctcttcttctttgtctacatcttttcccacttctatgtggggtcgatgtttctggtcagctttctccatctacctctgtcccacacttcatcaccggttaatctccccCCAGGCAATGTGCCAGGACCTCACCTGATTTTtcagagggatcaggcgaggtcccaacgcgtcgcccAAGGGGAACGCCcgagcattaatttcattctgattatactcaatgaccatagttgttttggctaatttttcatggctggatgcctttcctgccgccaaccctcccaatTTACCCGGGGTAGAAGAATGATTATTAAGAACAAGTTACACTTCATTCACTCCCTAAATGTGGTTTGCCTCTTCCAGACACCTGGCCAACCAACAGGATGCTCTTAAAAGTGAGAGTCAAGGCAATACCCCTAACTTTAAGAGCCCGGTTCCTGGCTGGCATCTCAACTCTCTCATCAACCAAGGAGTAAGCTCTATGAATCTTCTCATGAAGCCAGAGAGAACGTGTTtcttgacacctctttcttggacTTGTCAGTGCTAACGATGAGTCTACTACACTCAGTCCTGAGGTACGGGTCCTCTTCAGACAGCACCGCAAAGCAATCACAGGACATAAGAGCATCTTTTCTTCATCCCTGCCTGAGGGAGAGGATGGAGAAGGACTTGATCCTGGGGTCATGCTTCGTTGGATTCCGAGTCTTGACCTCACACACTCTtggcacaaaactaaaggagactGCCTTTCATCCATGAGAGAGCCTGTGCAACTCACTCACTCAGGGGGTACCAGGGGATAGGCAGAGTTGGCTACCACCTCCCTCTAAACCATCTTAGAGGACCTACTTGAAAGATCAAAGGAGGCTCAAGCTTTCCTTAGGTCTTAAGAGGGCCTCCCTGAAAGACCTAAGGAGGCTCAAGCTTTCCTTAGGTCTTAagagggcctacctgaaagacccAAGGAGACTCAAGCTTTCTGTAGGTCAAACTTGTCATCAACAGCCTACGTGTTTGAATTACCAGTTCCCTTGGACTTCGCAGGAGGGCAGCGAACACTCAAGAGTTCCCAGCACACAGGAAAAGCcttaaaagaaaatcaatgttgaACCGCGCTCTCCTCACTTCTGTGGCATACACCCTAGGGACTAATTCATGGGGGTAAATGCAGAGGCATCAGCAGCTGACACACTCCCTGAAGAGCCATTGCTGGCAGCCTTCACCAGTCTTCTTTAGCGTTGCTCAGTACAGTTCAACCCCAACAAATGCCTAGCACACTCCTTCCCTTCAGAACATAAGCCTGTCACTGCACTGGAGGCCACAACTGACACTCATCACTAGTTGATGCCTTCGAACAAATATACCCCAGAAATAAAGCACAATCAGAGTGCAAATCTACATCTGTCATCGCCATGAAGTGGTTACAGTGACCAATCTTCACATGGCAAACACGAATTTTCTGTTTGCATTCCATATCAACTAACATTATAAGATAAACAGCACAACATTTGAAGTAAAAGTGAAGAGAAAACAGACTAAGATGGGTGTGGCTTTGCCGCGCACCCACTCATGCTTGTTATCCATTTCAACAACCGATTCCAGCTCGCACCAaagtaatctccctaattaaaggacgccAGTCTGTACAATATGTTGCGTAGGAACAAGTGGTATTATTGCAAGTACAGTACACAACTGGTGGTACATATGAACacgaaaaaataatcataataatgattaacaaaacaaaataatatagaATACAGTGTAGCAAATGAAACATTAGAATTGTATACTTTACATATGTACTTACTTGGTCCTGGACGACAGATGAGTTCACTGTCACATGAGTTGCAGCCTTGCTAGATGTGGCCTCATACACCACGTTGTCTCCGCCATTCAGCAGCGGCTGCATCAACCCATCACCTGGCTCCCCGACCGTCGTCTTCCGAGAAGGTAACTGTCCGTCCTCCTTCCACTTGTGCTCAGCCACACGCTTGGCAAACTGTGCTGCATGACTGAAATTTTTGAAGACCCACTGCTCCCGGTTCGTCAAAGGCTTGGCTTCGCTGCCCGAGGTCTTCTGCTTCAGAATCTTTAATGCGAGATCCTTCTTGCTCTTGACCCAGGTTCTCAGTTCAGCAGATGTGATGCCAAGCTCTGCTGCCTTCTCTTCGTACGCACTGTTTTTCCGCCACGTATCCCTGTAGGTCTCCAATCGGAAATTGTACAGCCACTCGCGTTCCCTGTACCAATCGGCAACGTCCTGCTCCTGTTTGGGACTCAGCATCACGGCACGTGACTTTGCCTTTCGAACCGATTGTCCTGATGTTATCAATGTCTGTGATGCACCATCACTGGACTGCGATTCTGCTGACAAAATCACAGTGCCCTCTTGACTGGGAAGGTACACGTTCATTGGTTCATTATTAGGCGAACTGTCGGTAGGGGATGGTAGTGTAAGAGCAGGTGCAGCTGACGTCTTAAACTTGGTAGAGCATCTAGTTACTTTGGAAGGCATCGTGTGATCTGGAAGAGCAGCGAAGACAGAATAACACAGAGGATCGAAAGCCGCACTTTATACAGCCCTCTTAATTTGTACTCAGCTgaaagctgttgctcagagagctTATACTTCAACTAAAAAACCAACATGATTCAAACATtaaaggaaaccctttctggtacaacccaggaacataaaagGTGCAttacccataaatctgcactctttggtgtggacttaacagttcctcctttacttaaaccagatggttccaTCACTCACTGTCAAGAAGGAAAGGGCAACTCTTTTGGCtatgtttgacagtaagaagagtactgagaaacttgatcttcctcattcttgttttcccgaGGCCAAACtggctagtttagctttttggtcttgTGAAATCAAAACtctcttatggaggtgtagacccaaaatggtatttttcctttgttttttataaagagtaCCAATTTAGTAGCTATTAATATGTCTGTTATTTTCTGCGAATTAGCAAGAAGGGGTTCTTTTagtacttgctggagaattggtaatgttacttcatatgtaaatgtgtttgtggtagctctagcccagctgattacagcccaatttccataattcccatatcttctaaaatttgtaaatgtctttaggcaaaatatctaaataggtttgctgagggtaatcatctgttacctagtttgcaatttggctttcaaaaaggccttggagcatgtgatgtctttcttacaacctccaatgctgtacaCAAATCTCTTAATTGTGATCATATGTCAATGCTGTCCATAAATCCCTTACTTGTGGTTGGTATGTTcctatgattggctttgattttagtgctttctttgactgtgttaatcatgagacacTTGTTTCTAAACTCAAACAGTTAGAAttaggtgggtcttttctcagcataattattgaatttttgagtgatagattgcagagttgttgtcgatgggcactataatgagtataagaatgtgatatctgttgttcctcaAGGTAGTTTTTGGCCCATTATTATTCATACTAAATACACAATAttgaggtttggcctagaaaagaaacTCTTTGTGTATGCAGATgctgctactttctttgcattaattccatctcctgaatttagatctggggttgccaaataccttaatagagatctagataaaattactgcatggtgtaaattatgggacatgaaattaaaccctaacaaaactcaatatatgatcctaagtaggttgaggacaatggctcaacatccagatctcatctttgataatttttctttaattctatatgACTTAAAATCTTAGTAGTGATTCTTGGTAGCAAATTTATTTTGAGACATGCATTTGGTTGTTTCTTTGctatttgcataaaaaaattagcttattgagaaagtcgttcaagattttcagtgataaaactattctgaagaagtgttctaattctttcattttggcTTGTTTCGAGTATAGTTTTCCTGGCTGGTTTTCAGCTGCTAAGtcccatattaatttgttggacaggaacttacagtctattaaatttcttatccctgatctcaATATCAATTTGTGGCACAGTCATTcagttagttccttatgcatgttgcataagatttctcaaaaTTCCGACCctattttgcattcagatcttcccagaaaaTACTATCTTGCAcacaatactaggtatgcaattaattcaaacaatcatgccttctccatcataagggtcaatactacagtgcacagtattctagaaatttaatTCCagatatgaccagattgtggagtgatcttcctaatcaggcagttcaattagtggaacttcagaagtttaaacttgcagcaaatgttttcatgttgaacagactgccatatgtctctctttatattttatatatgacagatctattttaatgttgttactgatcttaaaatattttatattaattattcaatacttttcttagagtttgtttatttctttatttccgttcctcactgctGAACACAGGTCAGAACTCAAGATGGAAGTGGCACAGTCGGGTTTAGCAATTATGACCATGACAGCTCTGTTTAGGTCTTCTCGAACAGAGCTACAAAAAGAATCATCCCCTGATTTTTCTGGATtagtattgatttcttcagagtCTACAGATTTTGTCTCTGGTCTGCATCAGAGAACCTTCTTAACCTGCAAGTACCAGCTTCTGTGCGAGGTTATCTACCCATTACATGGCCCTCATTTGTGTTTGGAGAGTCGCCATCTTAGCCTATCTCCAGCGCTGCAAGAGATCAATGTTGCTGAGTTCAGGCATATTCCGTGACAGAAATTTGAGACTTGGAAGATGATCTACAAATCTCCCAGTTAATTAAGTAAAGAAGTTTTTACCTCAAAGTTTTTCAGTATAttaatcaccaatttttttttaaattccaacaTTGGGATAGTTGAAGGCTAAAGAGCGAGATATCTTATATACGGAAAAACTGTTAGGTCAATGTTTGTCATTCATATATGAGAGATGTTGGGTAAGTGTCATcaatactgtattttttcatgtcaGTGACAAGGTTTAGCTAGATTTAGAAAATTTCTATGTATAGCTCATTTtaactttgcctacatatacaccgaatagtctggcctattctttccacatttcctttgttctcatacacctgccaacagagattaccaaacatttctcctTTGCTCAAAtggttaactacagcactataattgttcagtggctactttcctcttggta is from Palaemon carinicauda isolate YSFRI2023 chromosome 13, ASM3689809v2, whole genome shotgun sequence and encodes:
- the LOC137652423 gene encoding uncharacterized protein isoform X1, which encodes MEDTDTLGIPLERPSSNKVNAFQDATSASGSGVKPDVLNPHGESLCTDQGTVCDYTSNRSDSLFQSTNMKGDHDSYEADDDDEGLYLAINSIPVKVELEEEDLSCDAGRQDGYTYEDALSSSFIHEEDHTMPSKVTRCSTKFKTSAAPALTLPSPTDSSPNNEPMNVYLPSQEGTVILSAESQSSDGASQTLITSGQSVRKAKSRAVMLSPKQEQDVADWYREREWLYNFRLETYRDTWRKNSAYEEKAAELGITSAELRTWVKSKKDLALKILKQKTSGSEAKPLTNREQWVFKNFSHAAQFAKRVAEHKWKEDGQLPSRKTTVGEPGDGLMQPLLNGGDNVVYEATSSKAATHVTVNSSVVQDQLTQQVQLKRQEYQMDNRDGNRRALADLIYYASGRMDDDTFDEFQAECFTLISSCLLAARRKREFQ